A window of Microbacterium lushaniae genomic DNA:
GCCCGTCGCCGCGATGAGTTCACCCATCCGCGGGCCGAGCGGTTCGGCCTCCGGCTTGAACTGGATCTTGGTGGCCCCGTACGAGTCCAGAAGAGATAGCAGCAGACCGGTGGCGAGAGGGCGTCCGACGTAGCCCGAGGCGTCCTGGACGACCACGGGAGTGTCGCCGGTGGCATCCGCGATCGCACGGAAGTACGCTTCCAGCGCGTCGTCGTCGGCGACGCTCGTGAGCGGCCCATTCACCATCACCGCCGTCGCGCCGAGACGCGCCGCGTGAGCGGCGAGTTCGACGGCAAGCGGAGTGGACTCGGCGCCCACGCCGATCACGCTCGCGCCACGACCCTCGGCCGACGCCACGACGACCTCGGCGAGATCGCGGCGCATGCCGACATCCATGCGGAGGATCTCGGACACCATGCCGACGACGACGCCGTCGACGCCGAGCGAGAAGAGCCAGTCCATCTCGGCTCGCAGGGCGGGCTCGTCGATACTCCAGCCCTCGGTGAAGGGCACGGAGAGAACGGGGAGCACTCCCCCCAGAGGCGAGGCAAGGCCCGTGCTCACGCGTCGAGACCTTCCCAGATCCGACGTGCGCGGGCAAGCTCGTCGATCGCCTTGAGATGAACGTCGAGGTGGTGCGGCAGGAGCGGGAGCCACGTCGACTGCAGGAACCCGTGCACCTTCTCGGGGTTCACCCTCGCCTTGACGAAACGCACGGTTTCGATGAGGTTGTCCTCCTCGAAGAAGGTGCTCCCGGTCGGGATCTGGTCCAACCCGGCGTCGTCCAGGTCGAGGTACGTGAGCCAGGCGGTCTTCTCGCCGTGATCTACCGCGCGCGGGCGTCCACCCTCGTCACCGGTGAAGACGTTGTGGTAATACCAGTTCGACTGCATGATGTCCTTCGGCATGCGGTCGAAGTACTCGCCCACCTTCACCCAGGCGGCGTCCGACCACATCCACGGCCGGCTGCCGGTCTTGCGCACCTCGTCGGCGATGAAGTTCAGGTCGTGCCACCACAGTTCGCCCTGTCGGATGACCACGAGTTCGGACAGCCTCTGATGCTCGTACGTCTCCTCATCCATACCGATGTGGAAGAGCTCGGGGCTCCCGAACGTCTCCGCCACCTCATGGATGAGATCGGCGACGACCTCGTAGTACGTCGGGCTGGTGACCATG
This region includes:
- a CDS encoding dihydrodipicolinate synthase family protein gives rise to the protein MSTGLASPLGGVLPVLSVPFTEGWSIDEPALRAEMDWLFSLGVDGVVVGMVSEILRMDVGMRRDLAEVVVASAEGRGASVIGVGAESTPLAVELAAHAARLGATAVMVNGPLTSVADDDALEAYFRAIADATGDTPVVVQDASGYVGRPLATGLLLSLLDSYGATKIQFKPEAEPLGPRMGELIAATGGRARVFDGSGGRALVETHVRGAVGTMPGPDLAWAIVPLWDALQRGDLDRADALGAAVSAVLSHTTSLDSYIAVEKHLLVQQGVITSARALGPTGFRLDPTTVAEVDRLVERLRAVVSETIGEQR
- a CDS encoding Tat pathway signal protein, whose amino-acid sequence is MLWSNLIHLGYNLNLDREGIHEDELAARNAPADYFRWKPYARIDDSTWNAVVDATAAAGLNSLVIAPADGVVFDSHPEIATPGAWSKSRLMDELSRLRELGIEPIPKLNFAAGHDIWLGDYSRMVTSPTYYEVVADLIHEVAETFGSPELFHIGMDEETYEHQRLSELVVIRQGELWWHDLNFIADEVRKTGSRPWMWSDAAWVKVGEYFDRMPKDIMQSNWYYHNVFTGDEGGRPRAVDHGEKTAWLTYLDLDDAGLDQIPTGSTFFEEDNLIETVRFVKARVNPEKVHGFLQSTWLPLLPHHLDVHLKAIDELARARRIWEGLDA